CATCTTCTGGACGAAGGGCAGGCGCTCGGCCTCGAAGAACATGTGCTCCGAGCGGCACAGACCGATGCCCTCGGCACCGTACTCCCGGGCGCGCTGGGCGTCGCGGGGGTAATCGGCGTTGCACCAGACCCCGAGGGTGCGGAATTCATCCGCCCAGCCCAGCAGTTTCAACAGCCACGGGTCCTTGATGTCCGATATGGTGGTGGTCAGCTTGCCGTTGAAGACCTCGCCTAAAGTGCCGTCGATGGAAATCCACTCGCCCTCCTTGATGATGGTGTCCCGGAACTTGATCCGGCGCTTGTTCATGTCGATTTCCAGCTCGGCCACCCCCACCACGGCGGGCTTGCCGAACTGGCGGGCCACCAGGGCGGCGTGGCTGGTGCGGCCGCCGCGGCTGGTGAGAATGCCCTCGGCCGCCAGCATCCCGTGGACGTCGTCGGGCTTGGTTTCGGCGCGCACCATGATCACCTGCCGGCCCTCCTCCTTGGCCCAGACCTCGGCCACATCGGCATCCAGCGCCACCACCCCCACCGCGGCCCCCGGGGAGACGTTGAGGCCGGTGGCCAGCAGGTTGCCCATCTCTTTGGCGGCCTGGATGGCCTCCAGGCTGAACTGGGGGTGAAGGTAGAAATCCACCTGCTCGGCGCTGACCCGCAGGACGGCCTCCTCGCGGCTGATCAACCCCTCCTCGGCCATGTCCGCCGCAATGCGCACCGCCGCCTGGGCCGTTCGTTTGCCGTCGCGGGTCTGCAGCATCCAGAGCTTGCCCTTCTCGATGGTGAACTCCACATCCTGCATTTCGCGGTAATGGCCCTCCAGCAGCTGGGAGATTTTTTCGAACTCGTCGTAGGCCGCCGGCATCTCCTCTTTGAGCTGGGAGATGTCCTTGGTCATGCGGATGCCGGCCACCACGTCCTCGCCCTGGGCGTTGGTCAGGTAGTCGCCCTCGATGTGTTTTTCCCCGGTGGAGCCGTTGCGGGTCATGGCAACGCCGGTGGCGCTGTCATCGCCCATGTTGCCAAACACCATGCTGACGATGTTGACGGCGGTCCCCAGGTCGTGGGGGATGTTGGCGGCCTTGCGGTAGTCGATGGCGCGCTTGCCGTTCCAGCTCTTGAAAACCGCCTCGGTGGCCAGCTGCAGCTGCTCCAGGGGGTCTTCGGGGAAATTGCGGGCCGCGCGCCCCCGGAAAATGCGCTTGAACTCGGCGGTCACGTCCTGCCACTGGTCGGCGGAGAGCTCGGCGTCGGTCTGCACGCCGGCCCGGCGGCGGGTGGCGGTCAGATACTCCTCGAAGACCTCGTCGGGAAGTCCCATGACCACGCTGCCGAACATCTGAATCAGGCGCCGGTAAGCGTCGAAGACAAAGCGCGGGTCCCCGGTCAGGGCCACCATGCCCTCGGCCGTGGCGTCGTTGAGGCCGATGTTGAGCACGGTGTCCATCATGCCGGGCATCGAAAACTTGGCCCCGCTGCGGCAGGAGACCAGCAGGGGGTTGCGGCGGTCGCCGAATTTTTTAGCGGTGCGCGCTTCGATGGCCGCAAGCGCCGCCAGCTGCTGCTCCCACATGCCGTCGGGAAAGGCGCCGCCGGCCTCAAGGTAGGCGTTGCAGGCTTCGGTGGTAACGATGAAGCCCGGGGGCACCGGCACCCCGATGCGGGTCATTTCCGCCAGGTTGGCCCCCTTGCCGCCGAAAAGGCCGCGCACCGCGTCCCAACTGCCCCCCGCGTATTTCTCCGCTTCATCGACCTCATCGAAGAGATAGACCCATTTTTTGGACATCGCTGTAACCCCTTTCATTGACGGATTTTGGTTTGGCATCGGCCGGGTGGACACCCGGATTTCTCAGTCGCCCAATGGCTGGCCCCACTGTTCGACAAAAAGAATCTGGTCCAGCGGTTTGCGGTTCCTGCGGGACGGCGGCGCATCGGCCGCGTAGCCGATTGCCAGCAGGGCCGAGACCTTGATGCGGCGGGGGATCTTTAAGATGGCCTTGACCTGGCGCTCGTCGAACCAGCCGATCCAGCAAGAGCCCAACCCCAGCTCGGTCGCCTTGAGGACCATGTGCTCCATGGCGATGCCGAGGTCGATGCGGTAGTATTCGATGCCGGTGACCGTTGACCCGATCCGGTTGCTGATGATATCCAGCTGGGAGCAGCCCGCGATCACCAGCGGCGCCTGGGCCAGCCAGCGGTTGGGGACCACCGGGCGCATGGCCTGGCGGCAGAGGGCCTGGATCCGGCTGCGGTCCTGGACCGCCACGAAGCGCCAAGTCTGGCTGTTGCAAGCCGAGGGCGCCCAGCGGGCCGCCTGGCAGATCGCCAGGAGATCTTCGCGCGCCACCGGGCGCGGGTCAAAGGCCCTTACCGAACGGCGTTTTTCCAGGATGCGGTCAAAGGTTGTCATGGCGCTGATGGCGGCCATGGCCGCTGTTTTGTGATGGGATGCCGGGTTCCCGGCCCCTTAAGATGGACGGCCGCAGTTCCCGACGCCACTATAATGGATACGCAGAATTTTTCAAGCATTTGAAAACTTCGGGAAAAATAGGGGAGTACATCCACGCGCTGCTCAACTCCGGCCGCTTCCGGGGTCAGGTGGCCCACCACGGGGTGCTGCCGCCGGTGGCGGCCCAGTGGGATGCGACGGCGCATCCCTGGCCGGCGCCGCTTACCGCCGCGCTGAAGGCCGTGGGCATCGAGCGCCTCTACAGCCACCAGGCCCGGGCGCTGGACCTGGTGCGCGCCGGGCGGCACTGCGTGGTGGCAACCCCCACCGCCAGCGGCAAGTCCCTGGTCTACAACCTGCCGTTTTTGGAGCGGGTTTGCCGCAACCCCAATTCCCGGGCGCTCTACCTTTTCCCCTTGAAGGCCCTGGCCCAGGACCAGCTGCGGGCCTTTCGCCGGCTGACGGCCGCCCTGGGCGACGGCGGCCCCCGGGCCGCGATCTACGACGGGGACACCAGTGCCTGGCAGCGCAGCAAGATCCGGCGCGACCCGCCCCACGCGATCTTCACCAACCCCGAGATGCTGCATCTGGGGATTCTTCCCCACCACG
The Desulfobacteraceae bacterium DNA segment above includes these coding regions:
- the ppdK gene encoding pyruvate, phosphate dikinase, which produces MSKKWVYLFDEVDEAEKYAGGSWDAVRGLFGGKGANLAEMTRIGVPVPPGFIVTTEACNAYLEAGGAFPDGMWEQQLAALAAIEARTAKKFGDRRNPLLVSCRSGAKFSMPGMMDTVLNIGLNDATAEGMVALTGDPRFVFDAYRRLIQMFGSVVMGLPDEVFEEYLTATRRRAGVQTDAELSADQWQDVTAEFKRIFRGRAARNFPEDPLEQLQLATEAVFKSWNGKRAIDYRKAANIPHDLGTAVNIVSMVFGNMGDDSATGVAMTRNGSTGEKHIEGDYLTNAQGEDVVAGIRMTKDISQLKEEMPAAYDEFEKISQLLEGHYREMQDVEFTIEKGKLWMLQTRDGKRTAQAAVRIAADMAEEGLISREEAVLRVSAEQVDFYLHPQFSLEAIQAAKEMGNLLATGLNVSPGAAVGVVALDADVAEVWAKEEGRQVIMVRAETKPDDVHGMLAAEGILTSRGGRTSHAALVARQFGKPAVVGVAELEIDMNKRRIKFRDTIIKEGEWISIDGTLGEVFNGKLTTTISDIKDPWLLKLLGWADEFRTLGVWCNADYPRDAQRAREYGAEGIGLCRSEHMFFEAERLPFVQKMIMTDLPIERQEALDAVLPFQREDFIGLFRAMDGLPVIIRLLDPPLHEFLPNHFELLHELSDLKIRLQHAANLEEVDTLLDQYKKKERILQRVESLREQNPMLGLRGVRLGIHVPELYTMQVRAIFEAACRVAKEGGSVHPEVMIPLAAHRNELKIQRQLLEAEARQVMAEEGLEIDYKFGTMIEVPRAALTADELAQYAEFFSFGTNDLTQTVFGVSRDDAESGFLIEYMERQILPNNPFATIDPEGVGELMRIAVAKGRGVKPELEIGICGEHGGEPQSIALCHELGLTYVSCSPFRVPVARLAAAHAALKSRREK
- a CDS encoding nitroreductase family protein: MAAISAMTTFDRILEKRRSVRAFDPRPVAREDLLAICQAARWAPSACNSQTWRFVAVQDRSRIQALCRQAMRPVVPNRWLAQAPLVIAGCSQLDIISNRIGSTVTGIEYYRIDLGIAMEHMVLKATELGLGSCWIGWFDERQVKAILKIPRRIKVSALLAIGYAADAPPSRRNRKPLDQILFVEQWGQPLGD